A window of the Bacteriovorax sp. PP10 genome harbors these coding sequences:
- a CDS encoding prepilin peptidase, with product MEIFLIIFATIFGLLVGSFLNALIYRLPRNINIAVPRSSCTSCNKVISWYENIPVLSYIFLRGKCSGCDSKISWEYPFVEIISALAAFLIAPSSLSAPALLNFFFFFSVYSCFLVHFIVDLKHQILPDSINLYLAALFLLVSWFSHPWTFWLIGGALGLGFPLLVSWVFYLLRGEVGLGGGDIKLYGALGFYLGPIGIMQNIFLSCFLGALVGIVLIATKVIKKENPIPFGPFIIVVGAFQVFGESWFKHLMSYIP from the coding sequence TTGGAAATTTTCTTAATAATATTTGCAACTATTTTTGGATTACTAGTAGGAAGTTTTCTAAATGCACTTATTTATAGGCTTCCACGAAATATTAATATCGCTGTACCTCGCTCTTCTTGTACAAGTTGCAATAAAGTTATTTCCTGGTATGAGAATATACCTGTTTTAAGTTATATATTTCTTCGTGGAAAATGTTCAGGCTGTGACTCTAAAATTTCCTGGGAATACCCATTTGTTGAAATCATTAGCGCATTAGCTGCTTTTTTGATTGCACCATCATCTCTATCTGCACCGGCCTTACTTAACTTTTTTTTCTTTTTCAGTGTCTACAGCTGCTTTCTGGTTCACTTCATAGTTGATCTAAAGCATCAGATTCTTCCAGATTCAATTAATCTTTATCTCGCAGCACTTTTTTTATTAGTCAGTTGGTTTAGTCATCCCTGGACTTTTTGGTTAATCGGCGGTGCCCTTGGATTAGGTTTTCCTCTTTTAGTAAGTTGGGTTTTCTACTTATTAAGAGGAGAAGTTGGATTAGGAGGAGGAGATATAAAGCTTTATGGGGCTTTGGGTTTTTATCTTGGTCCTATAGGAATTATGCAAAATATTTTTTTAAGTTGCTTTCTTGGTGCTTTAGTCGGAATTGTTTTAATTGCAACAAAGGTAATTAAAAAAGAGAATCCTATACCTTTTGGCCCGTTTATTATCGTAGTTGGCGCTTTTCAAGTTTTTGGCGAAAGCTGGTTCAAACATCTAATGTCATATATTCCTTGA
- a CDS encoding ABC transporter permease: protein MKLLTIAKFTFLEVYRSKLMLGLVFLGFGLSLITYVASEFAYGASAKVALDVGLGIMSLSNLAIAIFIGSTLLSKEIEQRTLYMILSRPISRTSFLLGKILGLSSVLLLNTLILGILSIFLFMQQGGTGQALFPWVLLFSFFEALIILVFAVFFSLITNVTLSVICTFAICVTGHALNETSRLILVKLSPVLKLIIDTCFFFIPNLYKLNLKDFLLYQQTIDLNYLVMTQAYALLYLTAMFALIMLLFKNKNLD, encoded by the coding sequence ATGAAATTATTAACAATCGCAAAGTTTACATTTTTAGAAGTTTACAGAAGCAAGTTAATGCTTGGTCTTGTGTTCTTAGGCTTTGGTCTATCATTAATTACATATGTTGCTTCAGAGTTCGCCTATGGAGCATCTGCAAAAGTAGCACTTGATGTTGGATTAGGAATCATGTCTTTGTCCAATCTTGCCATTGCGATATTTATCGGTTCAACATTATTGAGTAAAGAAATTGAGCAACGTACTTTGTATATGATTCTATCTCGACCTATTTCTCGTACATCTTTTCTTTTAGGGAAAATCCTAGGTCTTTCATCTGTATTATTATTAAATACACTTATCTTAGGAATATTAAGTATATTCTTGTTCATGCAACAAGGAGGCACAGGCCAAGCACTTTTTCCTTGGGTATTACTATTTTCGTTTTTTGAAGCTTTAATTATATTAGTTTTTGCAGTGTTTTTTTCACTAATAACTAATGTGACTTTATCTGTGATCTGTACTTTTGCGATATGTGTAACGGGGCATGCGCTTAATGAAACCTCTAGATTGATTCTTGTAAAGCTATCCCCAGTATTAAAGCTAATAATAGATACATGCTTTTTCTTTATTCCTAATTTGTATAAATTGAATTTGAAAGATTTTTTACTTTATCAACAAACGATAGATTTAAATTATCTTGTAATGACTCAAGCATATGCTTTGTTATACTTAACCGCTATGTTCGCATTAATAATGTTGCTTTTTAAAAATAAAAACCTGGATTAA
- a CDS encoding PilN domain-containing protein: MIELNLLEKKQPVVLPTILGIDLNNLNLKMLGVALVIYYLPSVIVSSVYSERTTQAEEALQTLTSQATKIKAALDKDANIKSQVDAYKLQVSKLQSRSTQVDEILKTRTNPKKILEKVARSIPEDVWFNRMSINEKNEISIEGGSYTPRAVGEFITNINDSPYFGGSVTPVRQENRKDNLDGVSTNYEVFELKGKIINYDMRSK, from the coding sequence ATGATTGAGTTAAACCTCCTCGAGAAGAAGCAACCTGTCGTACTTCCTACAATTTTAGGTATTGATTTAAACAATCTTAACCTTAAAATGCTTGGGGTCGCTTTGGTTATTTATTATCTTCCAAGTGTGATTGTATCTAGTGTTTATTCTGAAAGAACGACTCAAGCAGAAGAAGCATTACAAACCTTAACAAGTCAGGCGACCAAAATAAAAGCGGCATTGGACAAAGATGCAAACATTAAGTCACAAGTAGATGCTTACAAGCTTCAGGTTAGTAAACTTCAAAGTCGTTCTACTCAAGTAGATGAAATTTTAAAGACACGTACAAACCCAAAAAAGATTCTGGAAAAAGTTGCTAGAAGTATTCCAGAAGATGTTTGGTTTAATCGCATGAGTATTAATGAAAAAAATGAAATTTCCATTGAGGGAGGATCATATACACCAAGAGCAGTCGGAGAGTTTATTACCAATATCAATGATTCCCCTTATTTTGGTGGAAGTGTCACTCCAGTTAGACAAGAAAACAGAAAAGATAACCTTGATGGTGTTTCCACAAATTATGAAGTTTTTGAGCTGAAAGGTAAGATTATTAACTATGACATGAGGTCTAAATAA
- the pilM gene encoding type IV pilus assembly protein PilM — translation MDPKDIIGNIKDKIGDIFYVGPKGVIGIDIGLSAIKFAELIQISEGNFKINKYASITLPEGTIIEDEIQKEDEIIKALQQGIKELNSSNKFVCLGLSGPNTLIKRLQLAGGSNEELEDQVTWETEQYLPFPIDEGNISFSVVGENQGGGVDVIIGAAKKSVIAAFKEIIERTGLKVKIVDLNAAATVNVFESVMGSEVKAKGKTWILMDLGAQKTHFMIYKNGVLVFFKEINIGGLTITEEIQRQMGVNYDEAESLKIHGDGSGNIPEEIVDLINQVLDTFFTELKKTIDFWVNSTSEEAFDGCVLTGGSALIPGLPEALQELFETEVQILNPFTTMTYNQSNISEDMINEIAFKGVCAIGLAMRSLPK, via the coding sequence TTGGATCCAAAAGACATCATTGGAAATATAAAGGACAAAATTGGCGACATTTTTTATGTCGGTCCTAAAGGTGTTATCGGTATCGATATAGGCCTCAGTGCGATCAAGTTTGCAGAATTAATTCAAATTTCTGAAGGTAACTTTAAAATCAATAAATATGCATCTATTACACTTCCGGAAGGAACCATCATTGAAGATGAAATCCAAAAAGAAGATGAAATAATTAAAGCACTTCAACAAGGTATTAAAGAATTAAATTCTAGTAATAAGTTTGTTTGTCTTGGGTTATCAGGACCGAACACTCTTATTAAAAGGTTACAGCTTGCTGGTGGAAGCAATGAGGAGCTTGAAGATCAAGTGACTTGGGAAACTGAGCAGTACCTACCTTTTCCGATTGATGAAGGAAATATTTCATTTAGTGTTGTCGGCGAGAATCAAGGTGGTGGGGTTGACGTTATTATTGGTGCTGCCAAAAAAAGTGTCATTGCAGCATTCAAAGAAATAATCGAACGAACAGGTCTTAAAGTAAAAATTGTAGATCTAAATGCGGCAGCGACAGTAAATGTTTTTGAAAGTGTTATGGGAAGTGAAGTTAAGGCCAAGGGAAAAACTTGGATTTTAATGGATCTGGGTGCTCAAAAAACACATTTTATGATCTATAAAAACGGAGTATTGGTTTTCTTTAAAGAAATTAATATTGGTGGTTTAACAATTACAGAAGAAATTCAGCGTCAGATGGGTGTGAATTATGATGAAGCTGAAAGTTTAAAAATTCATGGTGATGGTAGTGGGAATATCCCAGAAGAAATCGTAGATTTAATTAATCAGGTTCTTGATACCTTTTTTACAGAATTAAAGAAAACTATCGATTTTTGGGTTAATTCGACTTCAGAAGAAGCATTTGACGGTTGTGTTCTTACTGGTGGAAGCGCATTGATTCCGGGTTTACCAGAAGCACTACAGGAGTTGTTTGAAACAGAAGTTCAAATTCTAAATCCTTTTACGACCATGACTTATAATCAAAGTAATATTTCTGAAGATATGATTAATGAAATAGCATTTAAGGGAGTGTGTGCCATTGGATTGGCCATGAGGAGTCTTCCTAAATGA
- a CDS encoding type IV pilin protein has translation MKKFLKNPSGFTLVELMVVVAIIGILSAIAVPNFKKYQAKSKQSEAKIQLAAIYNSEVGAQSDYDTYATCLPIMGYEQSPRGYYTVGFVTGIDATGKFPNCASGAATAAGATASTTERAIVPKLQHMAAVTANKPADVSLAGTTASQTTFTAAAEASISSAVTRDIWSITETKNLSNNTPGY, from the coding sequence ATGAAAAAGTTTTTGAAGAATCCTTCGGGATTCACTCTCGTCGAATTGATGGTAGTAGTTGCGATTATTGGTATTCTATCTGCTATCGCCGTTCCAAATTTTAAAAAGTATCAGGCCAAGTCGAAGCAATCTGAAGCAAAAATTCAGTTAGCGGCGATTTACAATTCTGAAGTAGGTGCTCAATCAGATTACGATACATACGCGACTTGTTTACCAATTATGGGTTATGAGCAATCACCACGTGGATATTATACAGTTGGATTTGTAACAGGTATTGATGCTACTGGTAAGTTTCCAAACTGTGCAAGTGGAGCAGCTACAGCTGCGGGTGCTACAGCATCGACAACTGAAAGAGCAATCGTACCCAAACTGCAACACATGGCCGCTGTTACTGCTAACAAACCAGCAGACGTCTCATTGGCAGGAACAACTGCTTCACAAACGACTTTCACTGCAGCTGCAGAAGCTTCGATTTCATCAGCAGTGACTAGAGATATTTGGTCTATTACAGAAACTAAAAACTTATCTAATAATACGCCAGGTTATTAA
- a CDS encoding ABC transporter ATP-binding protein → MIEFVNISKKFQNHFWEKNILALDNVSFQIHEGDLVGFLGANGAGKTTLIKILMDFSRQTSGELKFDSILGESVLEIKSNIGYLPERAYLYQHLTGREFLEYTGSINSIPKNDLKSLIKKWSEKIMIDYALDRQIKGYSKGMQQRLGFISALIHSPKFLVLDEPLSGLDPVGRRDFKNILKELNENGTTIFFSSHIVSDVEEICNKVIFIEKGKLLYDGDIDSLILKHSSDQYRVRYVKGESIETIRFEEKEKNQILNNFLQENVNILELEKDKPTLEEIIYKIKK, encoded by the coding sequence ATGATTGAATTCGTTAATATTTCTAAAAAATTTCAAAATCACTTTTGGGAAAAAAACATTCTAGCTTTGGATAATGTTTCATTTCAAATTCATGAAGGAGATCTGGTTGGGTTTTTAGGCGCCAATGGTGCAGGGAAGACAACTCTAATTAAGATACTTATGGATTTTAGTCGCCAAACTTCTGGAGAATTAAAATTTGATTCAATTCTTGGAGAAAGTGTATTGGAAATTAAATCCAATATTGGATATTTACCAGAAAGAGCTTATCTCTATCAGCATTTAACAGGTCGCGAATTTTTAGAATATACAGGATCGATAAATTCTATACCTAAAAACGATCTCAAATCTTTGATTAAAAAATGGTCTGAAAAGATAATGATTGATTATGCTCTAGATAGGCAAATTAAAGGGTATTCGAAAGGAATGCAGCAGCGACTTGGTTTTATTAGTGCATTAATCCATTCACCCAAATTTTTAGTATTAGATGAGCCTCTTTCAGGTCTAGATCCAGTAGGAAGAAGAGATTTCAAAAATATTTTAAAAGAGCTTAATGAAAATGGGACGACCATTTTCTTTAGCAGTCATATTGTTTCTGATGTTGAAGAAATATGTAACAAGGTTATTTTTATTGAAAAAGGGAAACTTCTTTATGATGGAGATATCGATAGTTTGATTTTAAAGCATAGCAGTGACCAATATAGAGTTCGATATGTAAAAGGGGAAAGTATTGAAACAATTCGTTTTGAAGAAAAAGAGAAGAATCAAATTCTAAATAATTTTCTTCAAGAGAATGTAAATATCCTGGAGTTAGAAAAAGATAAACCAACATTAGAAGAAATTATTTATAAGATAAAAAAATAA